A single Defluviitalea saccharophila DNA region contains:
- the rpmE gene encoding 50S ribosomal protein L31 codes for MKAGIHPNYEEVTVTCNCGNTFKTGSVKKELHVEVCSQCHPFYTGKQKAAAAKGRIDKFNKRYGIGQEQ; via the coding sequence ATGAAAGCTGGTATTCATCCAAATTATGAAGAAGTTACAGTAACTTGCAACTGTGGAAATACTTTTAAGACTGGTTCTGTAAAGAAAGAATTACATGTAGAAGTATGTTCTCAATGTCATCCTTTCTATACTGGAAAGCAAAAAGCAGCAGCGGCAAAAGGTCGTATTGATAAGTTCAATAAAAGATATGGAATTGGGCAAGAACAGTAA
- a CDS encoding DUF1385 domain-containing protein has protein sequence MKRTSVGGQAVIEGVMMRGTKTYTVAVRKPDQEIVMDKKPVTAIMTKYALFKLPLLRGVATFIDSMVIGIKTLAYSAEFFEVEEESEPSKFEKYLEKKLGNKLEDYMIGFSIIVSIVLGIALFMVTPLFLSRLFKNLITNVWLQNLLEGVIRIGIFLIYIYLISKMKDIQRVFQYHGAEHKTINCLEHEEELTVENVKKHSRLHKSCGTSFLLIVMLVSVAVFAVFNIANPWLRVLSRIIFVPLIAGISYEVIRWARKSETKLACWISVPGMWLQKTFTTREPDDAQIEVAITALKGVLEDEEDN, from the coding sequence TTGAAGCGTACAAGTGTTGGAGGCCAGGCTGTTATAGAAGGCGTTATGATGAGAGGAACAAAGACTTATACAGTAGCAGTAAGAAAGCCGGATCAAGAAATTGTTATGGACAAAAAACCTGTTACTGCTATTATGACGAAGTATGCTTTGTTTAAGCTTCCTCTTCTTAGAGGTGTTGCAACCTTTATCGATTCTATGGTAATAGGAATTAAAACTTTGGCTTACTCTGCAGAGTTTTTTGAAGTGGAAGAAGAAAGTGAGCCCTCAAAATTTGAAAAGTATTTAGAGAAAAAATTAGGGAACAAATTAGAAGATTATATGATAGGCTTTTCTATTATTGTATCCATTGTACTGGGCATTGCTTTATTTATGGTAACCCCTCTTTTCTTATCCAGACTGTTTAAAAATCTTATTACGAATGTTTGGCTTCAGAATCTCCTGGAAGGCGTTATTAGAATAGGCATTTTTCTTATTTATATTTATCTGATTTCTAAAATGAAGGATATACAAAGGGTATTCCAGTACCATGGGGCAGAGCATAAAACCATTAACTGCCTTGAGCATGAAGAAGAACTGACCGTTGAAAATGTAAAAAAACACAGTCGTCTTCATAAGAGCTGTGGAACCAGTTTTCTTCTTATCGTCATGCTTGTCAGTGTTGCAGTCTTTGCAGTGTTTAACATAGCAAATCCGTGGCTTAGGGTGCTGAGTAGAATTATTTTTGTTCCACTGATTGCTGGAATTTCCTATGAAGTGATCCGATGGGCAAGGAAATCGGAAACTAAGCTGGCTTGCTGGATTAGTGTTCCTGGAATGTGGCTGCAAAAGACCTTTACCACCAGAGAACCGGATGATGCACAGATTGAGGTAGCAATCACTGCATTGAAAGGAGTTCTGGAGGATGAAGAGGACAATTGA
- a CDS encoding LysM peptidoglycan-binding domain-containing protein, protein MEEKEYIENDHELEEQDYYQREEQKRIKEELDALLKETNPLLNNDRKLTAEELENFYSLTARRRKKKRQSLRKKIRNFAVIGIGAFLIVAIMWMTFNWLQALFYNRENELTQSNKQQLEALNTQIDDLKKENQELSSENLRLKSEIEELKSQIQEQSLIISQESSESSKTESSKTNEKNEAESVKAAQAPQVTYYTVQDGDTLWKISTKLYGNGRYYKNIMNYNHLKSENDLIKGMKLAIPKL, encoded by the coding sequence ATGGAAGAGAAAGAGTATATTGAAAATGACCATGAGCTTGAAGAACAAGACTATTATCAAAGAGAAGAACAAAAAAGGATTAAAGAAGAATTGGACGCATTGCTAAAAGAGACCAATCCTCTTCTTAATAATGATAGGAAATTGACTGCAGAAGAACTGGAAAACTTTTATAGCCTTACAGCAAGACGAAGGAAAAAGAAAAGACAGAGTTTAAGAAAAAAGATCAGAAATTTTGCAGTCATTGGAATAGGAGCGTTCCTGATTGTTGCAATTATGTGGATGACATTCAATTGGCTTCAAGCACTATTTTATAATAGAGAGAATGAATTGACTCAATCAAACAAACAGCAATTAGAGGCATTGAATACTCAAATTGATGATTTGAAGAAAGAAAATCAAGAGTTGTCTTCTGAAAATTTACGTCTAAAATCAGAAATAGAAGAACTTAAGTCTCAAATCCAAGAACAGTCTTTAATCATTTCCCAGGAATCATCTGAATCCTCCAAAACCGAATCCTCCAAAACGAATGAAAAAAATGAAGCTGAAAGTGTGAAAGCTGCGCAGGCACCGCAGGTCACTTATTATACTGTACAGGATGGGGATACCTTATGGAAGATCAGTACCAAACTATACGGCAACGGACGATATTATAAAAACATAATGAATTATAATCATTTAAAAAGCGAAAACGACTTAATAAAAGGCATGAAATTAGCAATACCAAAACTGTAA
- the rho gene encoding transcription termination factor Rho, with amino-acid sequence MDNDWSNKTLTDLREIAKELGIKSISKYKKGELIELINEVNTLNKESAINEANTIDEANTFNETKEDTAIAQEKIKVPTGIGQLDSGVVEEGVLEVLADGYGFLRSENYLPGTKDIYVSPSQIRRFNLKTGDLVKGNIRIPKENEKFSALLYVKEVNGDHPDIAAKRPNFEDLTPIYPTEKIHLESDQLELSTRLIDLIAPIGKGQRGMIVAPPKAGKTVLLKKIANAITKNHPEARLIVLLIDERPEEVTDMKQSIQGDNVEVVYSTFDEQPEHHKRVAEMVLERAKRLVEQKKDLIILLDSITRLARAYNLTIPPSGRTLSGGLDPAALHMPKKFFGAARNIQEGGSLTILGTALVETGSKMDEVIFEEFKGTGNMELVLDRKLSEKRIFPAIDIYKSGTRREELLLTQNELEVVYGIRKAMSRMTSIDVTENIIDTLMHTKNNQEFISIIEKKL; translated from the coding sequence ATGGATAATGATTGGAGCAATAAAACTCTTACGGATTTAAGAGAAATTGCAAAAGAATTAGGTATAAAAAGTATTTCAAAATATAAAAAAGGTGAACTCATAGAATTAATCAATGAAGTCAATACACTCAATAAAGAAAGTGCAATTAATGAAGCGAATACAATCGATGAAGCAAATACATTCAATGAAACAAAGGAAGATACAGCTATTGCTCAAGAGAAAATTAAAGTTCCAACGGGCATCGGACAGTTAGACAGCGGTGTGGTAGAAGAAGGTGTATTAGAGGTACTGGCAGACGGCTATGGCTTCCTGCGCTCGGAAAATTATCTCCCAGGAACTAAGGATATTTATGTTTCTCCTTCTCAAATCCGTCGATTTAATTTGAAAACCGGGGATTTGGTTAAGGGCAATATTCGTATTCCTAAAGAAAATGAAAAATTCAGTGCCTTATTATATGTAAAAGAAGTCAATGGAGATCATCCTGATATTGCAGCGAAACGTCCTAATTTTGAGGACTTAACCCCTATATATCCTACAGAGAAAATTCACTTAGAGTCCGACCAATTAGAGCTGTCCACGAGGTTGATTGACTTAATTGCTCCCATTGGGAAAGGTCAGAGGGGAATGATTGTAGCCCCACCTAAAGCAGGGAAAACAGTCCTGTTAAAAAAGATTGCCAATGCAATTACGAAAAATCATCCGGAAGCAAGACTTATTGTGCTTTTAATAGATGAAAGACCAGAAGAAGTAACCGATATGAAGCAATCGATTCAAGGAGATAATGTCGAAGTCGTATACTCAACCTTTGATGAACAGCCGGAGCATCACAAAAGAGTTGCAGAGATGGTACTAGAAAGGGCTAAAAGGCTGGTAGAGCAGAAAAAAGATCTTATTATTTTACTGGACAGCATCACCCGTTTAGCAAGAGCTTATAATCTAACCATTCCACCCAGCGGCAGAACCTTATCGGGAGGGCTTGACCCAGCTGCACTTCATATGCCTAAAAAGTTCTTTGGAGCGGCAAGGAATATCCAGGAAGGGGGCAGTCTTACAATCCTTGGAACTGCCTTAGTAGAAACAGGAAGCAAAATGGATGAAGTAATCTTTGAAGAATTTAAAGGAACGGGAAATATGGAGCTGGTTCTAGACAGAAAGCTCTCGGAAAAACGAATCTTTCCTGCCATTGATATATATAAGTCGGGAACCAGAAGAGAAGAATTGCTTCTTACTCAAAACGAGTTGGAGGTAGTTTATGGAATTCGTAAAGCCATGAGCCGTATGACCTCTATTGATGTGACGGAAAACATTATAGATACGCTTATGCATACAAAAAATAACCAAGAGTTTATAAGTATCATTGAGAAAAAATTATAA